ACTTTTTTCGCCTGTAGACGTATCAGAAGCTATCTGTTTACGAGTGCAGTTATCCTTACCGGCATGGATCACAGGCTTGGCGGGCACGTTTGGGCGGTCGGTAGTCATCAGTCGACATTCTCAAGCTTAGCTGGTAGTATTGCTTTGACGTGAATCTGATAGCTAGGGAGTTATATTATGGTTGCGATGATTGGGTAGCCTTCTTATAGCTCATGCCAGCATGCACGCTAAAAGTCTGATACTGCACAGCTACCTTATCTTTCAGTGCGGGGTAAAGTGGAGAAAGATATTGAGGGAGGACCAGAGCCACTTGAATGGCTGGTAAAAGCCAAGGATTTTGGTAGAAGTCATTGATTCACTTTTCACGATATTCTATATCAGCTGACCAGTCTTTCATCTATAATAAATGATTTTCAGCAGCTACGGGTGTAACTACGTTGTGGTTTAGCTTTAACACTGACAATGGATGCGATTTTCCCTTAGGGAACATTAGCATATGTTTTTTACAATTTACTCTGTTCTTCAGCGGACAACATCCGTAAGGGGGGTCCTCCCCGGCTTCCGTCCCCAATCTTCAAATCTCCACTGCCATCGGGCAAACGAAGCCTCCATTTCTGTCGGAGGGCCTCGGGGGCACAATTTTCATAGCGGTCGGCTATGTACCGACCAAGAACAGGTAGGAATTTGAAACCACTATATTACCCAAGTTAGTGAAAGCATAGAGTAGGCCGGAATTACAACTTACTGTCCAGCTCCTCCGATAGCAACAAAAAGCCCATCCATCTGAGGATGATAGTCAACAACAAAGTCACCCTCTGGGGTGTCCGTATACCAACACAGACGACGATTCGACCAGGGACGATCGGCGAAGCGTGGTATGAGCTGCCGAAGACCGTCTCGTAGGGCTTTGTCCGCCTCctgaggaaggaaagatttATCGGCGTTATTGGAACCCAACTTCGGCGAGGACACCGTTCGATTCGTAGCAACGGAACGGATGGAAGTTGCAAAGCCGTAGCTGTGCCGGGCAACTTTGAGAATGTTCGTTCCCGGTGTTGGCGGGAAACAGAATATGCCACTTGATAAGTTGATCATCACAGGTGTCTTCGCGATACTGCGGGCCTCTTCGGGGCTGAGTTGGATGAAGCCTACAGGTTGGCCTGACGCTGATGCTGTATGGGTCACATCCAGAAGCAAATTCGACCATGCGCCGGTACTAAGGATAACCTGATTTGCAGGAATAAAGTCACCACTGGCCACATTCACACCGACAACACGGGACCCCTGTGTCCGTAATGAGAGAACTGTTCCCCGTGGCCCAGTCACGAAGGATACACCCGCCTGGCTACATCTGTGACTTAAATGACGAATACTTCCCTCAGCATCCGCCCAGCCACCTTCAGGGTTATGATATGCCCGAAGACTACTGAGGTCCGCGTGGAGATCCGGATACATCTCTTTCAGGCCATTCCCATTCACAAACTCTTTCAGTGTCCGGCCTTGAGCATGAATAATGTCTAGTGATTTTTTAATGTAAGGATTTGACGCTGTCTCCGATAGCATGACAAATCCTGTATGGTGATAGTGGTCTTTGTACTCCGATTTCCAACCCTTGAGAGCCTCTTGAGCCATTTGGGAATACACGGGGTCAGCATATTCGGATCGGATAATTCGAGAAATGTCGACACTGCTACCATCTGGGACTGGAGGTGGATAGCGGTCGAGAACAGTAATATTTTTGTACCCGCGCGAGCTCAATTCAAGTGCCGTTGATAGACCAAAGACGCCTGCGCCTATGATGAGAATAGTGTCTGTCTTGGGCGAAGTTTTGTTTGCCATCTCGGCTAAGTACGATATACACAAGGACTCTGCAAAagttgaaaaaaaaaaaactataATGCACTCATGGAAGGGCTGGAAGTAAACCCGGGGTTAAAAATATAGTCCCAAAAGACGTTTCAACAGGAAATCGCGATGGGATGATACTAACCACATACTTTGGGCGGAGCCGGTCCGTCATCCGTCCCCACCCGGAGGGCGTCATGTCACTACTCTGATAGGAAGAGTTCGATTATCGCCTCAGGCATCATAAGATAGGTTAACAGAGTAGACAAATCAGTCCATAATTAATTCGTCAATATAATACGGTCTGGACTCTATTTACCAGTTGTTTCTTCCGCAGCACATGCCTATTATCATGCAGCatttcaaagaaaacactaACAACACTTTGAGGGATGATTGTATCTCATCTTAAGCGGTATCATAGTTCTAAAGGCAGTTTGATATGCGGCGCGTCTCCAGATAAACTGCCCAATCAATTGCTCAAGGCTAACAAGGTAGGTTCAGCTCTAGATGCGGAGTCCCAAACCAAGATCTGAATTGGAAGCCAAGGATAGTCTCGGGAGAGTCCTGAGAGACTAAGAAATTATCCGTTGTCGACAACTCAACATTTCAAGGATTAATTAGGTTACGTTATTTGGTTCTAAGTCTGAGAAAATTACTCAATACTATTTAAGGGCAGCGACTATTGTGACAGAAAATTTCAAAACCGTAGTGCATTCTCTTGTCAAGCTTGATCAATACGCGCCAcataattttatatatacatacgtCTTCACTTGGGATGACTTCGGTGCACTTAATCTTCACGTACTTACTCAAGTAGTGTGTCCTACTGAGTAGTAGCTTTAAGTACTTCATCCATCTAGTTATACAGCCACTCTACAAATCATTAATCAAAGCTGGTGAAATGAGAGGAAACAATGAACTGAGGGGTCGGGTCCAGTTGTTGCGAAGGCGTCCACAAGGGCTTAGCGTCGGCGGTCATAGATCCGCACTAGTCCACTTTCAATGTATGCATCATGTGACGCTCGTTAGTCAGCCACCAGTAATGAGTTCCGCCGCCAAACGTCGTCTGGCGCTGAAggtattttcatcatcatagGCGTCAACGCATTGCACCCGACACCATCCCCTAGAGTTCCGTGATCACAGGGTATGATCCGGATGTAGCTATTGCTACCCCTTCCTGGGATTATATGTTCTCTGTCTGATCTCTGAGCAACTCTTTACTGTCACCATGTCTGACTGTACGTGTCACCCCATGGCTTGATCCACCCCGTTACTAACCCCTTTCGCAGCCGATTTCGAAGCCGTCCGGAGGCTCCAAGCTGAGCGGAATGCCGCTGCAGCTGGAAAAAAAGGTTCTAGGACCTTTGATCCGTCTAGCCAGCGCACTGACAACTCGACCAAGGCCTCCCTGACTGAATCCTTCGACACCACCCTTTACGAACGCGAAGGCGCCGACAGGTTTTCGGGCTACGACACTTCGATCGCCGTCAatggtgatgacgaggagatggaggatgcggatggtGGCCACCGTCTGGTGGGACAGTATACCGCAACCAAGAGTCAGATGGATGAATTCGCCCATGGTAAtggagtggaggaggaggacatcCTTCTCGGCCGCGAGAAGGCGGCGAGGATTGCAGACCGCGAGACAGACTACCAAAAGCGCCGATTCAACCGTGGCCCTTTGACCCCCACCAGAGCGGACCCTTTCGCTGCGAACACTCATGCGAACGTTGAGGGAGAGGGCCAGACGTATCGTGAAGTCATGGCTCTGCGTGagcttgaaaaagaagaagagcgtgTTCAGAAGCTGATCGCTGAAAAACAGGCCAGTGGCGAGAACGGTGTCGCAGAACATGAGGCCACATTGAAGTTggaggacaaagaaaacactgACGCCGGCTCGACCGTCACCGTTGCTACGGGACGCAAGCGCAAGCAACGATGGGATGTGACTTCCGAGTCGACCGAAGCAGCTCCCGAGGCTCCCGAGCCTCaggagacaaagaagaaatcacGCTGGGATCAAACACCctcccttcctgttcctggcgccgccgaagaagcacCTAAACGTCGATCGCGATGGGACCAGGCACCTTCTATCACATCAGCCACACCCGTTGGCAACCAGGGGCTCGCAACCCCCATGCATCCTTCACAAGTAGGTGCGGCGCTGATTCCAACCAGCTTTGGAACTGATATCTCTGGCCGCAATGCCCCCTTGTCGGATGAGGAACTTGACATGATGCTTCCGGGCGAGGCCGATGGCTACAAAATCCTTGACCCCCCTCCGGGATACGCGCCAATCCGAAACCCTGCAAGGAAACTTATGTCGACTCCAGCTCCCATGGCCAGCGCGACGGGTGTCGGGGGCTTCATGATGCAAGAACCTGAAAGCGCACGTGCCTTGGGAAAACAGCTCCCAACAGAAATTCCAGGAGTCGGCGATCTTCAGTTCTTCAAGCCCGAGGATATGGCATACTTTGGAAAGCTTATGGAAGGTGGAGACGAGAGCGTGATGTCCGTGGACGAGCTGAAGGAGCGGAAGATCATGAGGCTACTGTTGAAGGTCAAGAACGGCacaccaccaatgagaaagaCTGCCCTGCGTCAACTCACAGATAACGCACGTCAATTTGGGGCCGGCCCCTTGTTCAACCAGATCCTTCCGTTGCTCATGGAGAAGTCGCTTGAGGACCAAGAGCGCCACTTGTTGGTCAAGGTTATTGATCGTGTTCTCTACAAgctggatgatcttgtccgCCCCTACGTGCATAAGATTCTCGTCGTCATTGAGCCATTGCTTATTGACCAGGATTATTATGCTCGTGTCGAAGGTAGAGAGATCATCTCCAATCTAGCAAAGGCAGCAGGTCTTGCTACCATGATTAGTACCATGCGTCCCGATATCGACCATGTCGATGAGTATGTCAGAAACACAACCGCACGAGCATTCGCTGTGGTCGCCTCGGCACTTGGTATTCCCgctctcctccccttcctccgTGCTGTGTGTCGCAGTAAGAAGTCTTGGCAGGCAAGACACACTGGTGTTAAGATTGTCCAGCAAATCCCCATTCTTATGGGTTGTGCTATTCTTCCTCATTTGAAGGGTCTGGTGGACTGCATTGCCGACAATCTTAGCGATGAGCAAGCCAAGGTCCGAACTGTTACCGCACTAGCAGTAGCAGCCTTAGCTGAGGCCGCTAACCCGTACGGTATCGAAAGCTTCGATGAGATCCTCAATCCTCTTTGGACGGGTGCTAGGAAGCAGCGTGGTAAAGGTCTGGCTGCATTTCTCAAGGCTGTTGGATATATTATTCCTCTCATGGACGAAGAGTATGCCAATTACTATACCAGTCAGATCATGGAGATCCTACTCCGAGAGTTCTCTTCCCCagatgaggagatgaagaaggttgttCTTAAAGTAGTGTCTCAGTGCGCCAGCACTGATGGTGTGACAGCCGGCTACCTGAAAGAGCATGTTTTGACCGACTTCTTTAAGAGCTTCTGGGTAAGGCGCATGGCCCTTGACAGGAGGAACTACCGCCAAGTTGTCGATACCACTGTCGACCTTGGACAAAAGGTTGGCGTCGGTGAGATCCTCGAACGCGTCGTCAACAACCTGAAAGACGAGAGCGAGCCTTACCGGAAGATGACGGTGGAAACCGTTGAGAAACTCATTGCAGCCCTGGGAGCGGCAGATATTTCCGAGAGGTTGGAGGAGAGACTCATCGATGGTGTTCTCTACGCCTTCCAGGAGCAGAGCATTGAGGATATTGTAATTCTGAACGGGTTTGGAACAGCGGTCAATGCACTTGGTACTCGTTGCAAGCCGTATCTTCCACAGATCGTCAGTACCATTCTTTGGCGATTGAACAACAAGTCCGCTACTGTGCGTCAGCAGGCTGCAGACCTGATTTCTCGCATTGCAATGGTTATGAAGCAGTGTGGGGAGGATGCACTAATGGGTAAGCTTGGTATTGTACTCTACGAGTACCTGGGTGAAGAATACCCAGAGGTCCTTGGTTCCATTCTGGGTGCTCTACGTTCCATTGTGACCGTTGTCGGTATTAATCAGATGCAACCACCCATTCGAGACTTGCTTCCTCGTCTTACACCCATCCTGCGTAACCGTCATGAAAAGGTCCAGGAAAACACCATCGATCTTGTCGGTCGTATTGCGGACCGTGGTCCCGAGTCTGTCAATGCTCGCGAATGGATGCGTATTTGTTTCGAGTTGCTTGACATGTTGAAGGCACACAAGAAGGGTATCCGTCGTGCGGCAAACAACACTTTTGGTTTCATCGCCAAGGCAATTGGTCCTCAGGATGTTCTCGCAACACTGCTTAACAACCTACGTGTGCAGGAGCGTCAGTCACGTGTTTGTACTGCTGTCGCCATCGGTATCGTGGCTGAAACGTGTGCTCCGTTCACTGTGCTTCCAGCTCTGATGAACGAATACCGCGTACCTGAATTGAACGTCCAAAACGGTGTCTTGAAGGCCATGTCCTTTTTGTTCGAATACATCGGCGAGATGGCTAAAGACTACGTTTATGCCGTTACGCCCCTTCTCGAGGATGCTCTTATTGATAGAGACCAGGTGCATCGCCAGACTGCAGCCAGCGTTGTCAAGCACATTGCTTTGGGTGTGGTCGGTCTCGGATGTGAAGATGCAATGGTCCACCTTCTCAACTTAGTATTCCCCAACATCTTCGAAACCAGTCCTCACGTTATCGACCGTGTTATCGAAGCCATTGATGCTATTCGGATGGCCGTTGGCACGGGAGTGGTCATGAACTACGTCTGGGCAGGCCTGTTTCACCCTGCCCGCAAAGTCCGTACACCATACTGGCGGCTTTACAACGATGCTTATGTGCAAAGCGCGGATGCAATGATTCCATATTATCCAActttggaagatgatggcttGGAGAGATCTGAATTGTCCATAATAGTTTAAAAGCGACTTGCTTGTTCATGTATCGTATCACTTCACTTTCTAACTGTTAAGTTCGTTTCGCTGGCATTATGAGCCTGTTTAATCGCGCACGGTGTTCTTGATGGTGGGATTGGCGTGTATTTATTCTCATGGGGCCAGGTATCAGATATAGGAAATGACATTATGGTTATGTCAGTCGCCGATACCATCGGTACTTAGTGTAATACATCAGACTAGTGGTCGGACGTCCgatattcttctgctcccCCGCATTTGTTATGCGGGTGCTCGGCGGAGCTCCGGGCTACGAGTGTCTCGGCTCTGCCTCCAACTACACGGCTATATTAATCCAAACTTATTGCGAAATCACCTATCCTGAACAAATCTTGAACGTCACTTGCGGTAATGGCTCTCCCTTCTCACTGCGACGTCCTCGTCATTGGAGGCGGTAATGCCGGCTTCTGCGCCGCCATATCAGCTGTTCAATCCGGTGCCCAGAAGGTGATCATCATTGACAAATGTCCTGAAAACTGGGCAGGAGGAAATTCTTACTTTACCGCAGGAGCATTCCGGACTACCCATGGTGGTCT
The sequence above is a segment of the Aspergillus oryzae RIB40 DNA, chromosome 3 genome. Coding sequences within it:
- a CDS encoding NAD(P)/FAD-dependent oxidoreductase (FAD-dependent oxidoreductase), translating into MANKTSPKTDTILIIGAGVFGLSTALELSSRGYKNITVLDRYPPPVPDGSSVDISRIIRSEYADPVYSQMAQEALKGWKSEYKDHYHHTGFVMLSETASNPYIKKSLDIIHAQGRTLKEFVNGNGLKEMYPDLHADLSSLRAYHNPEGGWADAEGSIRHLSHRCSQAGVSFVTGPRGTVLSLRTQGSRVVGVNVASGDFIPANQVILSTGAWSNLLLDVTHTASASGQPVGFIQLSPEEARSIAKTPVMINLSSGIFCFPPTPGTNILKVARHSYGFATSIRSVATNRTVSSPKLGSNNADKSFLPQEADKALRDGLRQLIPRFADRPWSNRRLCWYTDTPEGDFVVDYHPQMDGLFVAIGGAGHGFKFLPVLGRYIADRYENCAPEALRQKWRLRLPDGSGDLKIGDGSRGGPPLRMLSAEEQSKL
- a CDS encoding U2 snRNP complex subunit HSH155 (splicing factor 3b, subunit 1), whose amino-acid sequence is MSDSDFEAVRRLQAERNAAAAGKKGSRTFDPSSQRTDNSTKASLTESFDTTLYEREGADRFSGYDTSIAVNGDDEEMEDADGGHRLVGQYTATKSQMDEFAHGNGVEEEDILLGREKAARIADRETDYQKRRFNRGPLTPTRADPFAANTHANVEGEGQTYREVMALRELEKEEERVQKLIAEKQASGENGVAEHEATLKLEDKENTDAGSTVTVATGRKRKQRWDVTSESTEAAPEAPEPQETKKKSRWDQTPSLPVPGAAEEAPKRRSRWDQAPSITSATPVGNQGLATPMHPSQVGAALIPTSFGTDISGRNAPLSDEELDMMLPGEADGYKILDPPPGYAPIRNPARKLMSTPAPMASATGVGGFMMQEPESARALGKQLPTEIPGVGDLQFFKPEDMAYFGKLMEGGDESVMSVDELKERKIMRLLLKVKNGTPPMRKTALRQLTDNARQFGAGPLFNQILPLLMEKSLEDQERHLLVKVIDRVLYKLDDLVRPYVHKILVVIEPLLIDQDYYARVEGREIISNLAKAAGLATMISTMRPDIDHVDEYVRNTTARAFAVVASALGIPALLPFLRAVCRSKKSWQARHTGVKIVQQIPILMGCAILPHLKGLVDCIADNLSDEQAKVRTVTALAVAALAEAANPYGIESFDEILNPLWTGARKQRGKGLAAFLKAVGYIIPLMDEEYANYYTSQIMEILLREFSSPDEEMKKVVLKVVSQCASTDGVTAGYLKEHVLTDFFKSFWVRRMALDRRNYRQVVDTTVDLGQKVGVGEILERVVNNLKDESEPYRKMTVETVEKLIAALGAADISERLEERLIDGVLYAFQEQSIEDIVILNGFGTAVNALGTRCKPYLPQIVSTILWRLNNKSATVRQQAADLISRIAMVMKQCGEDALMGKLGIVLYEYLGEEYPEVLGSILGALRSIVTVVGINQMQPPIRDLLPRLTPILRNRHEKVQENTIDLVGRIADRGPESVNAREWMRICFELLDMLKAHKKGIRRAANNTFGFIAKAIGPQDVLATLLNNLRVQERQSRVCTAVAIGIVAETCAPFTVLPALMNEYRVPELNVQNGVLKAMSFLFEYIGEMAKDYVYAVTPLLEDALIDRDQVHRQTAASVVKHIALGVVGLGCEDAMVHLLNLVFPNIFETSPHVIDRVIEAIDAIRMAVGTGVVMNYVWAGLFHPARKVRTPYWRLYNDAYVQSADAMIPYYPTLEDDGLERSELSIIV